One genomic segment of Polynucleobacter sp. MWH-UH2A includes these proteins:
- a CDS encoding NAD(P)H-hydrate dehydratase yields MTSKPSKPNTLDALGLISHLRRDPAEHKGHAGKVVLVGGSAGMAGALLLAGNACLHLGAGWTILEMLDPASAHADHEQPELMIRLANPNPAESLRLDQADVLGIGPGLGTSKLATEWLKASLASESIPLVIDADALNLIANSPELLSALQDRNARYPGQTVLTPHPGEAARLLGQTISDVQSDRVCAIEKLVSITQSIVILKGQHTLISAPGKDMLQCAEGNPGMGTGGMGDALTGSISAIAAQGLRHHLSLWEASCVATQLHALAADKLVQRGIGPIGLTPSETILEMRSLLNNLL; encoded by the coding sequence ATGACCTCTAAGCCAAGCAAACCAAATACACTCGACGCATTGGGGTTAATTTCGCACCTACGCCGCGATCCCGCAGAACATAAAGGGCATGCAGGCAAAGTTGTTTTGGTAGGTGGCTCAGCAGGAATGGCTGGCGCTCTTTTGCTCGCCGGAAATGCGTGCCTTCATCTTGGGGCGGGCTGGACTATTCTGGAAATGCTTGATCCTGCTTCCGCGCATGCTGATCATGAGCAACCAGAACTCATGATTCGTTTAGCAAATCCAAATCCGGCTGAGTCATTAAGACTGGATCAAGCTGATGTACTTGGAATTGGTCCGGGCTTGGGAACTTCTAAGCTTGCAACTGAATGGCTTAAAGCTAGCCTTGCTTCCGAGTCTATTCCGTTGGTCATTGATGCTGATGCCCTGAATCTCATCGCAAACTCCCCAGAATTATTAAGCGCATTGCAAGATCGTAACGCACGTTATCCTGGTCAAACTGTTTTAACACCGCACCCCGGAGAAGCCGCAAGATTATTAGGCCAAACAATTTCAGACGTTCAGTCAGATCGAGTTTGCGCTATTGAAAAACTCGTGTCGATTACCCAATCCATCGTCATCCTGAAAGGGCAACATACCTTAATCTCCGCACCAGGCAAAGATATGCTCCAATGTGCGGAGGGCAATCCCGGCATGGGCACTGGTGGCATGGGGGATGCATTAACTGGCAGCATTAGTGCTATTGCGGCCCAAGGTTTACGCCATCACCTCAGTCTTTGGGAGGCTAGCTGTGTGGCCACTCAATTGCATGCACTTGCCGCAGACAAACTCGTTCAAAGAGGAATCGGGCCCATTGGCCTTACCCCATCTGAGACTATTCTAGAAATGCGAAGTCTACTGAATAACCTGTTATAA
- a CDS encoding tripartite tricarboxylate transporter substrate binding protein, protein MRHLLRRLGLLLYCMSIVTCAVNAAEIYPSRPIKVIVPFPPGGGADTLIRLISPTLGDLWKQSIIIENRPGASGAIGAELVAQAPADGYTLLMGSTAAVTEKNSVQFAPVALVSASPYVVTVSPTLNVNSIKSLIAYAKANPGKVRYGSSGPGSASHLSGELFASMAGIELLHVPYKGTGQALTDLLAGHIDLMFAPAQTVMPQIESGKLIALAQTGAKRSEALPNIPTVTEAGLSGYSAVGWFGLFAPANTPKSVVQKINQTVMFVLAQERIRKAMLERGSDPASGSADEFAAFLRLDQAKWAKLIKENKVAVQ, encoded by the coding sequence ATGAGGCACTTATTGCGTAGACTTGGCTTGTTGCTTTACTGCATGAGTATTGTTACCTGCGCTGTCAATGCTGCTGAGATTTATCCATCAAGGCCGATTAAAGTCATTGTGCCTTTTCCGCCTGGGGGTGGGGCCGATACCTTGATTCGGTTGATCTCCCCAACGCTGGGGGACTTATGGAAGCAGTCGATCATTATTGAAAACCGTCCAGGGGCTAGCGGTGCAATTGGAGCAGAGTTGGTTGCTCAGGCGCCTGCCGATGGCTACACCTTATTGATGGGTTCAACCGCTGCAGTGACTGAAAAAAATAGTGTGCAGTTTGCGCCGGTAGCTTTAGTGTCAGCCTCTCCATATGTAGTAACGGTTAGCCCTACATTAAATGTGAATTCAATTAAGTCCTTAATTGCTTACGCTAAGGCAAATCCAGGAAAGGTCCGGTATGGATCATCTGGGCCAGGCTCTGCATCCCATTTATCTGGTGAGCTTTTTGCTTCTATGGCTGGCATAGAATTACTGCATGTTCCTTATAAGGGCACAGGTCAAGCGTTAACAGATCTGCTGGCAGGGCATATTGATTTGATGTTTGCGCCTGCACAAACAGTGATGCCGCAAATTGAATCTGGAAAATTAATCGCTTTGGCGCAAACCGGCGCAAAACGTTCTGAAGCACTTCCCAATATTCCGACAGTGACTGAGGCAGGTTTGTCTGGATATAGCGCGGTAGGGTGGTTTGGGCTTTTTGCGCCAGCAAACACTCCAAAATCCGTTGTGCAAAAAATCAATCAAACGGTGATGTTTGTTCTTGCCCAAGAACGAATTCGTAAGGCGATGTTAGAGCGTGGAAGCGACCCCGCTAGCGGTAGCGCTGATGAATTTGCTGCTTTTTTGCGCCTAGATCAAGCTAAATGGGCCAAATTAATCAAAGAGAACAAGGTTGCGGTGCAATAA
- a CDS encoding aminotransferase class V-fold PLP-dependent enzyme, whose protein sequence is MPGLLPNVDPDGLLEFSVVYTDRSLNHMSEEFKRVMVDISSVLKDAYNASSAVIVPGSGTFGMEAVARQFANNQKCLVLRNGWFSYRWTQIFELDHITNDVSVLKGRQLDNSAQGVFAPAPIEEVVAFIKKEKPAVVFAPHVETSAGIILPDDYIKAVGEAVRSVNGLFVLDCIASGAMWVDMKACNVDILITAPQKGWSSSPCCALIALGDRARERIDATQSSSFSMDLKKWLQIMEAYEKGGHVYHTTMPTDALKILRNVMKETQSLGFANLKAKQVELGEKVRKLLESKGYHSVSAKGFQAPGVVVSYTTDPDIQSGKKFIALGLQTAAGVPLQCDERPDFRTFRLGLFGLEKLGHVDRTVDHLAGALEKITEAQAQPA, encoded by the coding sequence ATGCCAGGCTTACTCCCAAATGTAGATCCAGATGGATTGCTAGAGTTCTCGGTGGTCTATACCGATCGCTCTTTGAATCACATGTCCGAAGAGTTCAAGCGTGTGATGGTCGACATCTCTAGCGTATTGAAAGATGCGTATAACGCGAGCTCGGCTGTCATCGTGCCGGGTAGCGGTACTTTTGGTATGGAAGCGGTTGCACGTCAGTTTGCCAACAATCAAAAGTGTTTGGTGTTGCGCAATGGATGGTTTAGTTATCGCTGGACTCAAATTTTTGAGTTAGACCACATCACCAATGACGTTTCCGTACTTAAGGGCCGTCAATTAGATAACTCAGCTCAAGGTGTATTTGCACCAGCTCCAATTGAAGAGGTTGTTGCTTTCATTAAGAAAGAAAAGCCAGCAGTAGTTTTTGCTCCTCATGTCGAAACCTCTGCAGGGATTATTCTGCCGGATGATTACATTAAGGCAGTTGGCGAAGCGGTGCGCTCTGTAAATGGATTGTTTGTACTAGATTGCATTGCTTCTGGCGCAATGTGGGTAGATATGAAAGCCTGCAATGTAGACATATTGATTACTGCGCCACAAAAAGGCTGGAGTAGCTCTCCTTGTTGCGCCTTAATTGCCCTGGGCGATCGGGCTCGTGAGCGTATTGATGCGACCCAAAGCAGCAGTTTCTCTATGGACTTGAAGAAGTGGCTACAAATCATGGAGGCTTATGAAAAGGGTGGTCACGTTTATCACACCACTATGCCTACCGATGCACTCAAGATTTTGCGTAATGTGATGAAAGAAACTCAATCACTTGGTTTTGCTAATCTAAAAGCAAAACAAGTTGAATTAGGTGAAAAAGTGCGCAAGCTCTTAGAGTCAAAAGGCTACCACTCAGTTTCAGCGAAGGGATTTCAGGCCCCAGGCGTAGTTGTTAGTTACACGACTGATCCTGATATTCAATCAGGCAAGAAGTTTATTGCGCTTGGTTTGCAGACTGCTGCAGGCGTGCCTTTGCAGTGTGATGAGCGTCCCGATTTCCGCACATTCCGACTTGGTCTATTTGGTCTAGAAAAATTAGGACATGTTGATCGCACGGTTGATCACCTTGCTGGTGCTCTAGAGAAAATTACGGAAGCTCAAGCACAGCCTGCATAA
- a CDS encoding DMT family transporter, whose translation MQSPSSAHHHQRYLYGILMASVGAILFSGKAVLVKLAFTYGAYAETLLALRMLMALPLFLAIFWWEARRKPMNPITWLDRGKLFFLGFLGYFLSSYVDFLGLQYISVGLERIVLYLTPTIVLLISYFGLGKPISRMQWYALVVGYLGVFVVFIQDASSTGLHAWLGMLLVFGSACSYALYMIGSGEMVKRIGSVRLVVYASSASMVFSVIQSTLHNPSAIFEQATEIYWLSLLNASFCTVIPMLLIMIAINRIGSPLVAQAGILGPVSTIFLGYFVLSEPITGMQIGGMILVIAAMWLLVRNDPPTKKSPNSQKSGDLDEVEPLN comes from the coding sequence ATGCAATCGCCTAGCTCAGCACATCATCACCAACGTTACCTCTATGGCATTTTGATGGCCTCTGTTGGTGCCATCCTGTTCTCCGGCAAAGCGGTATTAGTGAAATTAGCTTTTACCTATGGCGCATATGCGGAAACTTTATTAGCCTTGCGTATGCTCATGGCTCTACCCCTGTTTCTAGCCATCTTCTGGTGGGAAGCCAGAAGAAAACCCATGAACCCCATTACCTGGCTTGACCGTGGAAAGTTATTTTTTCTTGGGTTTCTGGGTTACTTTCTCTCGAGCTATGTTGATTTTTTAGGTCTTCAATATATCTCCGTTGGTCTAGAACGTATTGTTCTCTATCTCACACCCACTATCGTTTTATTAATCTCTTATTTTGGTTTGGGTAAGCCCATTTCTCGCATGCAGTGGTACGCATTGGTTGTTGGTTATCTCGGCGTCTTTGTTGTCTTCATTCAAGATGCCAGCTCTACAGGACTGCATGCATGGTTGGGCATGTTGTTGGTCTTTGGTAGTGCTTGTAGCTATGCGCTATACATGATTGGTTCCGGTGAAATGGTCAAACGCATTGGCAGTGTGCGTTTAGTGGTCTACGCCAGTTCAGCATCGATGGTGTTTAGCGTAATCCAATCCACCCTTCACAACCCCAGTGCAATCTTCGAACAGGCTACAGAGATTTACTGGCTGAGCCTTCTGAATGCCAGCTTTTGCACGGTCATTCCCATGCTGTTGATCATGATTGCGATTAATCGTATTGGATCACCCTTGGTTGCCCAGGCCGGGATACTTGGACCAGTATCAACTATTTTTTTAGGCTACTTTGTTTTATCTGAGCCCATTACAGGCATGCAAATCGGCGGCATGATTCTGGTCATTGCTGCAATGTGGCTATTGGTACGCAATGATCCACCAACAAAAAAGTCGCCGAACTCTCAGAAGTCGGGCGACCTAGATGAAGTCGAGCCGCTGAACTAA
- a CDS encoding fumarylacetoacetate hydrolase family protein: MRLITFIRSGSSHPEIGARLPNPDGDQILPFADVAKKLGTLDFPGDMKSFLRAGNVVMDQAKSWVAASGDHSSLLIDAKNISYLPPITDAEKFLCVGKNYRTHLEELKRTNLIKEIPQEPTSFIKLNSCLSGHEAKVVRPKGITRLDYEPELVFVIGKRALGAKKSEAMDYVAGVTILNDLTCRDLQLREVASGSRFWTGKNIPGFGPLGPEIVTIDEIPDVYDLWMTCSVNGQERMRVNTVDQIWKISDILEHFSRFIPIEAGDMFSTGAPGGVAVGKENAEDLYLKPGDVVECSIDGITTLRTTIIE, translated from the coding sequence ATGAGACTAATTACTTTTATCCGGTCCGGATCCAGCCATCCTGAGATTGGTGCACGCCTACCCAATCCTGATGGAGATCAAATACTGCCATTTGCTGATGTAGCAAAGAAGTTGGGTACTCTTGATTTTCCGGGGGATATGAAATCCTTTCTACGCGCTGGCAATGTCGTGATGGACCAAGCCAAGTCTTGGGTTGCAGCATCTGGCGATCATAGCTCGCTATTGATTGACGCCAAAAATATTAGTTACTTGCCACCGATTACCGATGCCGAGAAGTTTCTTTGTGTTGGGAAAAATTACCGCACGCACTTGGAAGAGTTAAAGCGTACGAATTTGATTAAAGAAATCCCGCAAGAGCCGACCTCTTTCATCAAGTTGAATTCTTGCTTGTCGGGGCATGAGGCCAAAGTGGTGCGCCCCAAGGGGATTACTCGCTTAGATTACGAGCCAGAGTTGGTGTTTGTGATTGGTAAGCGTGCTTTGGGTGCCAAAAAATCTGAGGCAATGGATTATGTTGCGGGTGTCACCATCTTGAATGATTTAACTTGCCGCGACTTGCAGTTGCGTGAAGTGGCTTCAGGCTCGCGCTTTTGGACTGGAAAAAATATTCCCGGTTTTGGTCCGCTGGGTCCTGAGATCGTCACGATTGACGAGATTCCTGATGTTTATGATCTTTGGATGACATGCTCAGTCAATGGTCAAGAGCGTATGCGAGTGAATACTGTGGATCAGATTTGGAAGATCTCCGATATTTTGGAGCATTTTTCTCGCTTTATTCCCATTGAGGCTGGTGATATGTTCTCTACAGGAGCGCCAGGAGGTGTGGCGGTTGGCAAGGAAAATGCTGAGGACCTTTATTTAAAGCCTGGCGATGTTGTTGAATGCTCAATCGATGGCATTACTACTTTACGAACCACCATCATCGAGTAA
- a CDS encoding TerC family protein → MTESALLLLSDPNAWVAFFTLSALEIILGIDNIIFISVIANRLPIEIREKVRRFGLLFALGTRILLLLSLSWVMSLTTPLLTVSDHPISGRDLILLLGGFFLIWKASKEIYAEVEVGEHDDEVSGGHAHHVNKSMFSLFIGSIVQIGLLDIIFSLDSVITAVGMVDQISIMIAAVIASILIMLIAAKPIGDFVHRHPSIKVLALSFLTVVGVVLIAEGMGMHIPKGYVYVAMGFSLAVELLNIRSREKKKGKA, encoded by the coding sequence ATGACGGAAAGCGCCCTACTCTTATTAAGCGACCCTAATGCCTGGGTGGCATTTTTCACACTCTCCGCACTCGAAATCATCCTTGGCATAGACAACATTATCTTTATCAGCGTTATTGCCAATCGACTGCCGATTGAAATACGGGAAAAAGTACGCCGTTTTGGCCTGTTGTTTGCGCTAGGTACCAGAATCCTGCTACTACTCAGCCTCTCTTGGGTAATGAGCCTCACTACCCCGCTCCTTACCGTATCGGACCATCCGATCAGCGGCAGAGATCTGATCTTGTTGCTAGGAGGATTTTTCTTAATCTGGAAAGCCTCTAAGGAGATTTATGCTGAAGTAGAGGTAGGCGAGCATGATGATGAGGTCTCTGGCGGGCACGCACACCATGTCAATAAATCCATGTTCAGTTTGTTTATCGGATCTATTGTGCAAATTGGTCTACTCGATATCATCTTCTCACTAGACAGCGTTATTACTGCTGTAGGCATGGTAGATCAAATTAGCATCATGATTGCTGCTGTCATCGCCTCTATTTTAATTATGCTGATAGCCGCCAAACCGATTGGCGACTTTGTACATCGTCATCCCTCCATTAAAGTGCTGGCTTTGTCATTTTTGACAGTAGTTGGAGTGGTTCTAATCGCTGAAGGTATGGGCATGCATATTCCTAAGGGCTATGTGTATGTCGCCATGGGCTTTTCATTAGCGGTTGAACTATTAAATATTCGCTCGAGAGAAAAGAAAAAAGGTAAAGCGTAA
- a CDS encoding aminoacetone oxidase family FAD-binding enzyme, producing the protein MSKTWDAIIIGGGAAGLFCAGVAGQLGKKVLVIDHASVLGEKIRISGGGRCNFTNLHSGPANFLSLNPHFVKSALAGYPTAEFIKLIQSYRIAYHEKHQGQLFCDDSAKQVVEMLMSECSRGNVTIRHPLAVESISQEGSQWLVKTHNGIEKSHAVVMATGGLPVPAIGATAYSLDIAKQFGLDVVEPRPALVPLSFTADTFGNLSDLAGLSVPIGIASGVKGARYGACRFNEDVLITHKGLSGPAILQASSYWIEGEPIRIDWLANVGQSGSARCDEIFNNDEHRLKLTETVLASVMPQRLAKAFAEQSKLNGRKWVEVSKKDRQALKELLTNWSVKPAGTLGWKKAEVMLGGVSTKDLDGQTMMSRKHPGLYFIGECVDVTGHLGGHNFQWAWASGFACAKSL; encoded by the coding sequence ATGAGTAAAACATGGGATGCCATCATTATTGGTGGCGGGGCGGCAGGCTTATTTTGTGCAGGTGTGGCTGGACAGCTTGGGAAGAAGGTGCTGGTCATAGATCATGCATCTGTTCTCGGTGAAAAGATTCGGATTAGTGGTGGCGGTCGCTGTAATTTCACAAACTTACATAGCGGTCCAGCTAATTTCTTATCGCTTAACCCCCATTTCGTTAAAAGTGCCTTAGCAGGATATCCGACAGCAGAATTCATTAAGCTGATTCAATCTTATCGAATCGCTTATCACGAGAAACATCAAGGTCAACTGTTCTGTGATGACTCTGCTAAGCAGGTTGTTGAGATGCTGATGTCTGAGTGCTCACGCGGCAATGTCACGATTCGTCACCCGCTGGCTGTGGAGTCTATTTCCCAGGAGGGCAGCCAGTGGCTAGTGAAAACCCATAATGGGATTGAAAAATCCCATGCAGTGGTAATGGCAACGGGCGGTTTGCCTGTTCCCGCTATTGGAGCAACAGCCTATTCATTAGACATTGCCAAGCAATTTGGTTTGGATGTAGTTGAGCCTCGGCCTGCTTTAGTGCCGCTGTCATTTACTGCAGATACTTTTGGCAACCTAAGCGATCTTGCCGGATTAAGCGTGCCTATTGGAATTGCTTCAGGAGTAAAGGGTGCTCGATATGGCGCCTGCCGTTTTAATGAGGATGTGTTGATCACGCATAAAGGACTTTCGGGGCCTGCTATTTTGCAAGCGAGCAGTTATTGGATCGAGGGGGAACCAATACGAATTGATTGGCTTGCCAATGTCGGTCAATCTGGGTCAGCCCGTTGTGATGAGATATTTAATAATGATGAACATCGATTAAAACTCACTGAAACAGTATTGGCCTCTGTAATGCCACAGCGTTTAGCAAAAGCCTTCGCTGAACAAAGCAAGCTAAATGGGCGAAAGTGGGTTGAGGTATCCAAGAAAGATCGGCAAGCCTTAAAAGAACTTCTCACAAATTGGTCTGTTAAGCCGGCTGGGACTTTGGGTTGGAAAAAAGCAGAAGTGATGTTGGGCGGGGTAAGCACTAAAGACCTGGATGGTCAAACAATGATGTCGCGCAAGCACCCAGGATTGTATTTTATTGGTGAGTGTGTGGATGTCACTGGCCACTTAGGAGGGCACAATTTCCAGTGGGCATGGGCTAGCGGCTTTGCTTGTGCTAAATCTCTTTAG
- a CDS encoding ABC transporter substrate-binding protein has protein sequence MNTTNAAMLSSFAPTGTLRVGINLGNPILAGEDPATHQLQGVTIDIAREIGKRTGLPVELTPFKTAGNTVDAIKTGNIDLVFVAIDPIRGADISYTPPYIQIEGAYMVKSDSPLKANEQVDVAGNEIVVGKGSAYDLYLTREINHASLLRAASSQAVVDDFMSGKGNVAAGVKQQLESDAKRYTGLRMLPGRFMVINQAIGIPKARPQYESTTVYLSEIISQLKQSGFVAQAMQHHHIEGAKVAE, from the coding sequence ATGAATACAACTAATGCAGCCATGCTTTCTTCATTTGCACCAACAGGCACCTTGCGTGTAGGCATTAATCTTGGGAATCCAATTCTGGCGGGCGAAGACCCTGCAACCCATCAATTGCAAGGTGTCACCATTGACATTGCTCGTGAAATTGGCAAACGCACTGGCTTGCCTGTGGAGTTAACTCCATTCAAAACGGCTGGCAATACGGTAGATGCGATTAAGACAGGCAATATTGATCTTGTCTTCGTTGCAATTGATCCTATTCGGGGGGCTGATATTAGCTATACCCCGCCCTATATCCAGATTGAAGGGGCTTACATGGTGAAATCGGACTCCCCCCTGAAAGCTAATGAACAGGTCGATGTTGCTGGCAATGAAATCGTCGTTGGCAAAGGAAGCGCTTATGACCTTTACCTTACTCGCGAGATAAATCATGCGAGTCTTTTAAGAGCGGCCAGCTCTCAAGCAGTGGTAGATGACTTTATGTCCGGCAAAGGCAATGTTGCTGCAGGGGTAAAGCAACAACTAGAGAGCGATGCAAAACGGTACACGGGATTGCGCATGCTTCCTGGTCGTTTTATGGTGATCAATCAAGCGATTGGCATTCCGAAAGCAAGACCTCAATACGAGAGCACTACTGTTTACTTAAGTGAAATTATTTCTCAGCTTAAGCAGTCTGGGTTTGTAGCACAGGCAATGCAACACCACCACATTGAAGGCGCTAAGGTAGCTGAATGA
- a CDS encoding TIGR00730 family Rossman fold protein: MSPKLPVNNAQTITEFLNLHKAQTAEEESVDSYKFAFDDEAFLSRRETIGIRFELELLKPEILLKEHGIEHTITVFGSTRFISRESAEALVRDAKTPAEIAEAKKALLHSQYYESAREFGSLVAGYNKIQKENANKLHICTGGGPGIMEAANRGAYECGDETIGFNISLPREQHPNPYISPGLSFRFHYFALRKMHFMLRARAIVAYPGGFGSFDELFEVLTLIQTKKVVSIPVILVGKSFWNEMVNFREMVNFGVIDEDDMQIIHFVETAQEAWKLIEDWYQLA, translated from the coding sequence ATGAGCCCCAAGCTCCCAGTAAATAATGCTCAGACTATTACGGAGTTTCTCAATCTGCACAAAGCGCAGACAGCCGAGGAAGAGTCTGTCGATTCCTATAAATTTGCCTTTGATGATGAGGCATTTCTGTCTCGCAGGGAGACTATCGGTATTCGTTTCGAACTCGAGCTCTTAAAACCTGAAATTCTTCTAAAAGAACATGGGATTGAACACACCATCACCGTATTTGGCTCTACGCGCTTTATAAGTCGAGAATCAGCAGAAGCGCTCGTTCGGGATGCAAAGACTCCTGCTGAAATTGCGGAGGCAAAAAAAGCTTTACTTCATAGTCAATACTATGAATCTGCTAGAGAGTTTGGTTCGCTGGTTGCGGGCTATAACAAAATCCAAAAAGAGAACGCCAATAAGTTGCATATTTGTACTGGCGGCGGCCCTGGAATTATGGAGGCTGCTAATCGAGGCGCATATGAGTGTGGGGATGAGACGATTGGCTTCAATATTAGCTTGCCAAGAGAGCAGCATCCCAACCCCTATATCAGTCCAGGATTAAGTTTTCGCTTTCACTACTTTGCGCTGCGCAAGATGCATTTTATGTTGCGCGCGAGGGCAATCGTCGCTTACCCCGGAGGCTTTGGCTCTTTCGACGAGTTGTTTGAAGTGCTCACGCTGATTCAGACTAAAAAGGTGGTGAGCATTCCAGTGATATTGGTTGGTAAATCATTTTGGAATGAGATGGTGAACTTTAGGGAAATGGTGAACTTTGGTGTCATTGACGAAGATGATATGCAGATCATTCACTTTGTAGAAACCGCCCAAGAGGCATGGAAGTTAATTGAAGATTGGTATCAATTAGCTTGA
- a CDS encoding MBL fold metallo-hydrolase RNA specificity domain-containing protein, producing the protein MKIQFLGAAGEVTGSRHLVEVNLAGKAHHFMVDYGMFQGGREAGNKNLEPMPISPRDLDFVVLTHAHIDHSGLLPRLCAQGFKGPIYCTKASYELLKILLPDSAHLQLADLERAERKMKLGKWRGELPVTLYSREEVDLALTQFEVLEYGQVRELIPGVHLEFQNAGHILGSAIAVIDIQEDSAPKKRCVFSGDIGMKGKVLMPDPDLIAKADVVVVESTYGDRLHRGLSETEKELVEVIQSTMANQGNVIIPAFAVGRTQEILFILIDLVRRGLLPHLSIWVDSPMATAATQLTEHFFSQLDSHSQSTLSWYKKNPNAVDLRFIADVEESKALNKIKGGAIIISASGMCDAGRIVHHLANNLPRAQNAIVITGFQAYGSLGRRLVDKAPKVKLFGEEVAVRASIHTIGGLSAHADQAGLLDWLKGFQSPPKTVFVVHGEPESASVLAQCIREELNWKNVIIPERLHSYVC; encoded by the coding sequence ATGAAGATTCAGTTTTTAGGCGCAGCAGGGGAAGTAACGGGCTCTCGGCATTTAGTTGAGGTTAATCTCGCTGGTAAAGCACATCATTTCATGGTGGACTACGGCATGTTTCAGGGTGGGCGCGAAGCAGGCAATAAGAACCTAGAGCCTATGCCCATATCACCTCGAGATCTCGACTTTGTTGTCCTCACACACGCACATATCGATCACAGTGGATTGTTGCCTCGCTTGTGCGCACAAGGATTTAAGGGTCCGATCTACTGCACTAAAGCAAGTTATGAATTGCTAAAGATACTGTTGCCTGATAGCGCACATTTGCAGTTGGCCGATTTGGAGCGCGCCGAACGAAAAATGAAGTTGGGTAAGTGGCGCGGAGAGCTACCAGTGACCCTATATTCTCGAGAAGAGGTTGACTTAGCTCTGACGCAATTTGAGGTTCTGGAATATGGCCAGGTTCGTGAATTGATTCCAGGGGTTCATCTGGAGTTTCAGAATGCGGGTCATATCTTAGGGTCTGCTATTGCCGTAATCGATATTCAAGAAGATAGCGCTCCAAAGAAACGATGCGTCTTTTCAGGTGATATTGGCATGAAAGGCAAAGTCCTCATGCCTGACCCAGACTTAATAGCAAAGGCTGATGTGGTGGTTGTTGAATCAACCTATGGTGATCGATTACACCGGGGCTTGAGTGAGACCGAGAAAGAATTGGTTGAAGTTATTCAATCAACCATGGCCAATCAAGGCAATGTCATTATTCCTGCATTTGCCGTAGGCAGAACGCAAGAAATATTATTTATCCTGATTGATTTGGTGAGAAGAGGGTTGTTGCCCCACCTCTCCATTTGGGTTGACTCGCCCATGGCAACGGCCGCAACACAGCTGACGGAACATTTCTTTTCGCAATTGGATTCACACTCACAGTCAACTTTGAGTTGGTATAAGAAAAATCCAAATGCAGTAGATCTTCGCTTCATTGCGGATGTCGAAGAGTCAAAAGCGCTGAATAAGATTAAGGGTGGTGCCATCATTATTTCTGCGAGCGGTATGTGCGATGCTGGACGAATAGTGCATCACTTGGCGAACAATTTACCCAGAGCGCAAAATGCGATTGTGATTACTGGCTTTCAAGCCTATGGAAGCTTGGGTAGGCGCTTGGTAGATAAGGCGCCTAAAGTCAAGTTGTTTGGTGAGGAGGTTGCAGTCAGAGCTTCAATACACACCATCGGAGGTCTCTCGGCGCATGCAGACCAAGCCGGTTTACTGGATTGGTTAAAAGGCTTTCAGTCACCACCTAAGACGGTCTTTGTAGTTCATGGCGAACCCGAATCTGCCTCGGTGCTAGCCCAATGTATTCGAGAGGAGTTGAACTGGAAGAACGTCATTATTCCAGAGCGACTCCACTCTTATGTTTGCTAG
- a CDS encoding protein tyrosine phosphatase: MISRTARLTLASLVSASLALSPFSVLAADPAPASAPAVTPAPAPAPAAAPTDKAEAKKVKKQAKQQKKTEKKAKKSKKKAKAAESAAQ; encoded by the coding sequence ATGATTTCTCGTACCGCTCGTTTGACTTTGGCATCTTTGGTATCCGCTAGCCTTGCTTTGTCACCATTCTCTGTTTTGGCGGCAGATCCTGCTCCAGCGTCAGCCCCTGCGGTAACTCCAGCCCCAGCTCCTGCACCAGCTGCAGCCCCAACAGATAAAGCGGAGGCGAAGAAGGTAAAGAAACAAGCGAAGCAGCAAAAGAAAACAGAAAAGAAGGCGAAGAAGTCTAAGAAAAAAGCCAAGGCCGCTGAATCCGCAGCTCAGTAA